From a region of the Anaerolineae bacterium genome:
- a CDS encoding carbohydrate ABC transporter permease, whose translation MIRRTLVVGRALILYALMVAVGVTFLFPFLWMLSTSLKTDAQVFTNPPIWIPNPVEFGNYVDALVMVPTARYFVNTLIITVVPMCAVVISSAIVAFAFARLEWPGRNVLFAVLLSTMMLPGQVTMIPLFVLFHRMGWTNTFKPLVVPSFFASAFYVFLLRQFFMGIPKEFDEAATMDGATPPLIWWRIIMPLAGPALAAVAVFSFVGNWNSFMEPLIYLRTAKKWPLALGLVAFRDEYYTQWQHLMAYSVIVMLPCLIVFFFSQRYFIQGITLSGLKG comes from the coding sequence GTGATTAGGCGCACGTTGGTGGTGGGTCGGGCGCTGATCCTGTATGCCCTGATGGTCGCTGTAGGCGTGACTTTCCTCTTTCCTTTCCTGTGGATGCTGTCAACATCACTCAAGACAGACGCCCAGGTCTTCACCAACCCGCCTATTTGGATACCCAACCCGGTGGAGTTTGGGAACTACGTAGACGCGCTCGTGATGGTGCCCACTGCCAGGTATTTCGTGAACACGCTTATCATCACCGTTGTGCCGATGTGCGCCGTGGTTATCTCTTCGGCGATCGTGGCCTTTGCTTTCGCCAGACTCGAATGGCCGGGCAGAAACGTCCTGTTCGCGGTTCTGCTATCCACCATGATGCTGCCCGGGCAGGTGACCATGATCCCGCTGTTCGTGCTGTTCCACAGGATGGGATGGACCAACACCTTCAAGCCCCTGGTTGTACCTTCGTTCTTCGCAAGCGCCTTCTATGTCTTCCTGCTACGGCAGTTCTTCATGGGAATCCCCAAGGAGTTCGACGAAGCGGCTACAATGGATGGGGCGACTCCGCCCCTGATCTGGTGGCGGATCATAATGCCACTGGCGGGGCCGGCTCTGGCCGCCGTCGCTGTGTTCTCCTTTGTCGGCAACTGGAACTCCTTCATGGAGCCGCTCATCTACTTGCGGACCGCGAAGAAGTGGCCCCTGGCTCTGGGTCTGGTCGCCTTCCGCGATGAGTACTATACACAGTGGCAGCATCTCATGGCGTACTCGGTCATTGTCATGTTGCCTTGCCTCATCGTGTTCTTCTTCTCCCAGCGCTATTTCATCCAGGGCATCACTCTCTCAGGACTCAAGGGCTGA
- a CDS encoding extracellular solute-binding protein, with the protein MGRITRRALLKDSGLLGVAIASSGVLAACAPTPSAAPVAPEAVAATEVAAPAPSDEKFDLLGQIAVNPDYQPYIDEVLIPAWKEKYPNGNIEITPLPSGSLQEVLLTSKAANALPDIFTMWAQMSPIAAENQLSLPLNERLAEWEEAEDFFDFCTYYCEWQGEMWGLPNVLAPRDYCYRRDLTEEAGVTIPDDWTFDDYLAAVPELTIVEDGKLVRMGSTADNYALEYYLVLYSAKGALLKGGKAAFNSEAGLWALNFIKERNWAAAPTGAAPLAESPINYFATGQVVIAWYVSSYYWRELVKYAPEKEEYWVLPLPPLKERRVVTAYINQVALAPNSKYPEAAWDFLKLHLSLDSLVAYAESRGQLPPRKSAVDQSDYMRLRGTAATFKGIATYGAPQGKWPIHSQMGDTIATMLESVSLGVKSPEQALADAEAEVNKAMEPYPDWPDTGLDIEGT; encoded by the coding sequence ATGGGCAGGATCACTCGTAGAGCTCTGCTAAAGGACTCCGGGCTACTTGGCGTGGCCATCGCCTCAAGTGGCGTACTGGCAGCATGTGCGCCGACGCCCTCAGCCGCTCCGGTCGCGCCGGAGGCTGTTGCCGCCACGGAAGTGGCGGCCCCGGCGCCGTCGGACGAGAAGTTCGACCTACTGGGCCAGATCGCTGTCAACCCGGACTATCAGCCGTACATTGACGAGGTGCTAATACCGGCCTGGAAGGAGAAGTATCCTAACGGAAACATAGAGATCACCCCGTTGCCTTCCGGAAGCCTTCAGGAGGTGCTGCTGACCTCGAAGGCAGCCAACGCCCTTCCGGACATCTTCACTATGTGGGCGCAGATGAGCCCAATCGCTGCTGAGAATCAGCTTTCCCTGCCCCTCAACGAGAGACTTGCGGAGTGGGAGGAAGCGGAGGACTTCTTCGATTTCTGCACCTACTACTGCGAATGGCAGGGCGAGATGTGGGGCCTGCCCAACGTGCTTGCCCCTCGTGACTACTGCTATCGGCGGGACCTGACTGAAGAAGCGGGTGTCACGATTCCGGACGACTGGACTTTCGATGACTATCTGGCTGCTGTGCCGGAGCTCACCATTGTTGAGGACGGCAAGCTAGTTCGGATGGGATCTACTGCAGACAACTACGCTCTTGAGTACTACCTTGTGCTCTATAGCGCCAAGGGCGCGCTACTCAAAGGGGGCAAGGCCGCCTTCAACAGCGAGGCCGGGCTTTGGGCCCTCAACTTTATCAAAGAGCGTAACTGGGCTGCCGCGCCCACAGGCGCAGCACCACTGGCAGAGTCGCCCATCAACTACTTTGCCACCGGGCAAGTGGTGATTGCCTGGTACGTGTCCTCGTACTACTGGCGCGAGTTGGTCAAGTACGCGCCGGAGAAAGAGGAGTACTGGGTGCTGCCTCTACCGCCGCTGAAGGAGCGGCGTGTGGTTACAGCCTACATCAACCAGGTGGCCCTTGCCCCCAACTCCAAGTATCCCGAAGCGGCTTGGGACTTCCTGAAGCTACACCTTTCCCTAGATAGTCTGGTGGCATATGCCGAGAGCAGGGGCCAGCTACCACCACGCAAGTCAGCCGTGGACCAAAGTGACTACATGCGCCTCCGTGGCACCGCCGCGACCTTCAAAGGCATCGCGACCTACGGTGCCCCTCAGGGTAAGTGGCCCATACACTCACAGATGGGAGATACCATCGCCACCATGCTTGAATCCGTCAGCCTCGGTGTGAAGTCGCCTGAGCAGGCGCTGGCCGATGCCGAGGCCGAGGTCAACAAAGCGATGGAACCCTATCCCGATTGGCCTGATACCGGGCTCGACATCGAAGGGACATAG
- a CDS encoding sugar ABC transporter permease, translating into MRQQRLWGFLMVSPWVIGFLAFTLGPMVASIYFSFTDYNVLKPPSFVGLRNFVELFTDDYRHTIAIYNTVYYSVFQVPLSLALALAVAVLLNQGMPGENLFRTVYYLPSVVSGVALSMLWLWLFDPSLGLVNLFLERVGIRGPLWLQHPNWSKPALILMSFWGIGRAMVIFLAALQGVPAELYDASMVDGAAWLQKIRHVTLPLITPTIFFNLVMGIIGSFQVFTNAYIMTRGGPANSTLFYVLYLYYNAFQYLRMGYASAMAWVLFLVVLFFTFVVFRSSGRWVYYESPAPLTGRA; encoded by the coding sequence ATGCGCCAACAGCGTCTCTGGGGATTCCTTATGGTCTCCCCGTGGGTTATTGGCTTTCTTGCATTCACGCTTGGTCCCATGGTTGCGTCTATCTACTTCAGTTTCACGGACTATAATGTGCTCAAACCGCCCTCGTTTGTCGGGCTGCGGAACTTCGTGGAGCTGTTCACGGACGACTATCGTCACACTATCGCGATCTATAATACGGTGTATTATTCGGTCTTTCAGGTCCCTCTCTCCCTCGCCCTTGCGCTGGCGGTGGCGGTGCTGCTCAATCAGGGAATGCCGGGCGAGAATCTCTTCCGCACTGTCTACTACTTGCCTTCGGTGGTGTCTGGCGTAGCTCTTTCGATGCTGTGGCTTTGGCTGTTCGATCCCAGCCTGGGTCTAGTCAACCTCTTCCTCGAACGAGTGGGGATCAGGGGCCCTCTCTGGCTTCAGCACCCGAATTGGTCCAAACCGGCCCTCATCCTGATGAGCTTCTGGGGGATCGGGAGGGCGATGGTCATATTCTTGGCGGCACTCCAGGGTGTCCCCGCCGAGCTATACGATGCATCAATGGTGGATGGGGCAGCCTGGCTGCAGAAGATTCGTCATGTCACCTTGCCGTTGATCACGCCGACAATCTTCTTCAACCTGGTAATGGGTATCATCGGCAGCTTTCAAGTCTTCACCAATGCTTACATCATGACTAGGGGTGGACCGGCAAACTCGACCCTCTTCTACGTGCTCTACCTCTACTACAATGCTTTCCAATACCTGCGGATGGGCTATGCCTCGGCCATGGCTTGGGTTCTGTTCCTGGTCGTGCTCTTCTTCACGTTTGTGGTCTTCCGGTCTTCCGGCCGGTGGGTGTACTACGAGTCTCCCGCTCCTCTCACGGGTCGGGCCTGA